A DNA window from Thermogemmatispora onikobensis contains the following coding sequences:
- a CDS encoding SDR family oxidoreductase: MQKVVIVGATSAIAYEAAKCMAARGAELFLVGRNPAKLETVAADLQVRGAQRVETFVLDVNDVARHQEMFDAAVAAFGWLDGLLIAHGTLGDQRKCELSVEETLREFQTNALSVIALLTLVANYFEQRGRGCIAVLSSVAGDRGRPSNYVYGAAKGAVSIFLQGLRARLARHGVAVVTIKPGLVDTPMTAHLRKGLLFSSARRVGRGVYRAMQQGRPVAYLPGYWRLVMLIIRLIPERVFQRLSL; the protein is encoded by the coding sequence TTGCAGAAAGTTGTGATTGTTGGAGCGACCTCGGCCATCGCCTACGAGGCGGCGAAGTGCATGGCGGCCCGGGGCGCCGAGTTGTTTCTGGTTGGGCGCAACCCGGCAAAACTGGAGACGGTAGCCGCCGATCTGCAGGTGCGTGGGGCTCAGCGGGTCGAAACCTTCGTTCTGGATGTTAACGATGTGGCGCGCCATCAGGAGATGTTCGACGCCGCCGTGGCGGCCTTCGGCTGGCTGGATGGCCTGCTCATTGCCCACGGTACGCTTGGCGATCAGCGCAAGTGCGAGCTGAGCGTTGAGGAGACGCTGCGCGAGTTCCAGACCAATGCCCTCAGCGTGATCGCCCTGCTAACGCTGGTCGCGAATTATTTTGAGCAGCGCGGGCGCGGCTGCATTGCGGTGCTCTCTTCGGTGGCAGGCGATCGCGGGCGCCCCAGCAACTATGTCTATGGCGCTGCCAAGGGGGCGGTCTCGATCTTCTTGCAGGGCCTGCGCGCTCGCCTGGCCAGGCACGGCGTGGCCGTTGTGACCATTAAGCCGGGACTGGTCGATACGCCGATGACGGCTCACTTGCGCAAGGGGCTGCTCTTCTCTAGCGCGCGCCGCGTTGGGCGCGGCGTCTACCGCGCCATGCAGCAGGGCCGTCCGGTGGCCTATTTGCCCGGCTACTGGCGCCTGGTGATGCTGATCATTCGCCTGATTCCGGAGCGGGTCTTTCAGCGCCTCTCGCTCTAG
- a CDS encoding ArnT family glycosyltransferase has translation MRGSAQIPPSTRPTRKQRRALSWRWRCLLLAGLLLLLLGADACCYQVALPVEVLSQPGTTTLLVGGQRLPLGHLAPLIGLRLPAQDPALHEYQIDGSDSTNNFTLDLSYIHSISSSWYYRFQSWMRDLEGSSRWHNLEVWSGQHLIRAVAWPAPSTTVSLPGSTTLRLHLELQRPETPRSLILMTASGGMLQITLDRNDRSLSLIWLTPELSSQEGTGSAQPMRSVFFPLDAAPFGAEVVDTLVRSLLWATALLLLQTLVAGALTRISFFGGQRLVFARRPPPSPPAHQERAGGAPSRKWPWFRFWGASRSQVLPGFLTGWWRRLTLALHPLALFALIGSLGYTLWIARVEYNGQPHIYDAAAYVFAAKMYAQGRLAVPLPPTPDLFPGPFMVQFAGRWFAQYPPGTALTLVPGFWLGLPYAVEPVLGTFALLGIGLIAARLYDRTVATLAVVLGVFSPFYSYLAASYLSHTITLFYLVWGFWSLLRFQQEGKLWGLPLAALCFGLAYLTREQVALLYIAMLSGATLFVAWRRWRPWPSFWLWALLASSLILLLFLVLDLLFNLALTGDPLNSPRELFFAGDRWGFGQGIGFYGAHTLAAGLVNLDEQLTLLAIDLFGWPFYLTLALPLLPFISGRSRATDWLLLAGTAAIALAFVGYFYHGIYLGPRYLYETLPFLLLLSARGLVALAQSEQAIIQSVGQVLRVRSASRAAQSQQERAASEPTTTRQKPTVGPFVVGLPGQCSLLTALLFTALLACNLVYYTPRQIGLYHNYSGLPAGTQIDLQAIYQPPVHHAIVVTSDLALYDFVLFPLNAPLLQQGDIIYARASEPEEFARLRRAFPGRPLYFLEIGPNGQVNYLPLS, from the coding sequence ATGAGAGGCAGTGCACAGATCCCACCCTCCACCAGGCCGACGCGGAAGCAACGCCGAGCGCTCTCCTGGCGCTGGCGCTGTTTACTACTGGCTGGCCTGCTGCTGCTCTTGCTGGGAGCCGATGCTTGCTGCTATCAGGTCGCTTTGCCGGTAGAGGTGCTGAGCCAGCCGGGAACGACGACCCTGCTCGTGGGAGGCCAGCGCCTCCCTTTAGGCCATCTGGCGCCTCTGATAGGGCTGCGTTTGCCGGCCCAGGACCCCGCGCTGCATGAGTACCAGATCGACGGTAGCGACAGTACCAATAACTTCACACTCGACCTCTCGTATATTCATAGTATTTCCTCGTCGTGGTACTATCGCTTTCAAAGCTGGATGCGCGACTTAGAGGGGAGCAGTCGCTGGCACAATTTGGAGGTCTGGAGCGGTCAGCATCTGATACGGGCTGTGGCCTGGCCTGCTCCCTCGACAACGGTGAGTCTGCCGGGGAGCACGACGCTGCGTCTGCATCTTGAGCTGCAACGACCGGAGACTCCGCGCTCGCTGATTTTGATGACCGCCAGCGGTGGCATGCTGCAGATTACGCTGGATCGTAACGATCGCAGCCTGAGCTTGATCTGGCTCACCCCTGAGCTGTCCTCTCAAGAGGGAACAGGATCAGCCCAGCCTATGAGGAGCGTCTTTTTTCCGCTGGATGCCGCGCCCTTCGGGGCCGAGGTCGTTGATACCCTGGTGCGCTCGCTGCTCTGGGCAACGGCCCTGCTGCTCCTGCAGACACTGGTCGCTGGCGCCTTGACGAGGATCAGCTTCTTCGGAGGTCAGAGGCTGGTTTTCGCCCGGCGGCCACCTCCCTCGCCGCCCGCTCACCAGGAGCGCGCAGGTGGCGCCCCCAGTCGGAAATGGCCCTGGTTTAGGTTCTGGGGGGCCAGCCGCAGCCAGGTTCTGCCTGGCTTTCTCACGGGCTGGTGGCGGCGCCTGACACTGGCGCTGCATCCGTTGGCTCTGTTCGCCCTGATCGGCTCTTTGGGCTATACGCTCTGGATTGCGCGCGTCGAATACAATGGTCAGCCCCATATCTATGACGCCGCCGCCTACGTCTTCGCTGCCAAGATGTATGCTCAGGGGCGGCTGGCGGTACCCCTGCCACCCACACCAGACCTTTTCCCCGGTCCTTTCATGGTTCAGTTCGCAGGTCGCTGGTTCGCCCAATATCCGCCCGGCACCGCCCTCACGCTGGTGCCCGGCTTCTGGCTGGGCCTCCCCTACGCCGTCGAGCCGGTCCTGGGGACGTTCGCCCTGCTGGGAATCGGTCTGATCGCCGCACGCCTCTACGATCGCACGGTCGCTACGCTGGCTGTGGTGCTCGGGGTGTTCTCGCCGTTTTACAGTTATCTGGCGGCCTCCTACCTCAGCCATACCATCACGCTCTTCTATCTTGTTTGGGGTTTCTGGTCGCTGCTGCGCTTCCAGCAAGAGGGCAAGCTCTGGGGGTTGCCTCTAGCGGCGCTCTGCTTCGGGCTGGCCTATCTGACGCGCGAGCAGGTGGCGCTGCTCTATATTGCGATGCTGAGCGGCGCCACCCTCTTTGTCGCCTGGCGGCGCTGGCGTCCCTGGCCGAGCTTCTGGCTGTGGGCCTTGCTCGCTTCCAGCCTGATCCTGTTGCTCTTCCTCGTCCTCGATCTGCTCTTTAACCTGGCCCTGACGGGTGATCCGCTGAACTCGCCGCGCGAGTTGTTTTTCGCCGGTGACCGCTGGGGCTTTGGCCAGGGGATCGGCTTCTATGGTGCCCACACTCTGGCCGCTGGCCTGGTCAATCTCGACGAGCAGCTGACCCTTCTGGCCATCGACCTCTTCGGCTGGCCTTTCTACCTCACGCTGGCCTTACCACTGCTGCCTTTCATCAGTGGCCGGAGCCGTGCCACAGATTGGCTGCTGCTGGCCGGGACGGCGGCCATTGCCCTGGCCTTTGTGGGCTACTTTTACCACGGCATCTATCTGGGGCCGCGCTATCTGTATGAGACGCTTCCCTTTTTGCTCCTGCTGAGCGCCCGCGGCCTGGTGGCGCTGGCCCAGAGCGAGCAGGCCATCATCCAGAGCGTGGGACAGGTGTTGCGGGTCCGTTCAGCCAGCCGGGCCGCTCAATCCCAGCAGGAGAGAGCTGCATCCGAGCCGACGACGACGAGGCAAAAGCCCACCGTTGGGCCATTCGTGGTCGGTCTGCCTGGACAATGCAGCCTGCTGACGGCCCTGCTCTTCACTGCTCTGCTGGCCTGCAACCTCGTGTACTATACTCCGCGACAGATCGGCCTCTATCACAACTACAGCGGGCTGCCAGCCGGAACGCAGATCGATCTGCAGGCCATCTACCAGCCCCCAGTACATCACGCCATTGTCGTCACCAGCGACCTGGCACTCTACGACTTCGTCCTCTTTCCCCTCAACGCTCCCCTCTTACAGCAGGGAGACATCATTTATGCCCGGGCCAGCGAGCCGGAGGAGTTCGCGCGCCTGCGCCGCGCCTTCCCGGGGCGTCCCCTCTACTTTTTGGAGATCGGCCCCAATGGCCAGGTCAACTACCTACCTCTGTCTTGA
- the rlmB gene encoding 23S rRNA (guanosine(2251)-2'-O)-methyltransferase RlmB: protein MPDYVWGRNPVLESLRSPRRVKRLLLAEGLREAPALRAIVEEAQRRSIPIESVPRTRLDQLSSGSVHQGCIAVVESRRYVSLDEILAYAAERQEDPFVLILDSLQDVTNLGSLLRTAEAAGVHGVVIPEHRAADITPAVVKTSAGATEHLLIARETNLTRCIEFLKQQNIWVIGLDASARQRYTEADLTGPLALVVGSEAKGLHRLVREHCDLLVSIPMRGRIQSLNAAVAGSIVLYEALRQQEQGKRLKP from the coding sequence ATGCCCGATTATGTCTGGGGCCGCAATCCAGTGCTGGAGAGCCTGCGCTCGCCGCGCCGGGTCAAGCGCTTGCTTCTGGCTGAGGGATTGCGCGAGGCGCCAGCTCTCCGGGCCATCGTCGAGGAGGCGCAACGACGCTCGATCCCTATCGAGAGTGTGCCTCGTACCCGCCTCGATCAGTTAAGCAGCGGCTCCGTCCACCAGGGTTGTATTGCAGTGGTGGAGTCGCGACGCTATGTCAGCCTCGATGAGATCCTGGCCTATGCTGCCGAGCGCCAGGAAGATCCTTTTGTGCTGATTCTGGACTCCTTGCAGGACGTGACGAACCTGGGTTCTTTGCTGCGCACCGCTGAGGCCGCCGGCGTACACGGCGTTGTTATTCCAGAGCACCGCGCCGCGGATATTACGCCCGCTGTGGTCAAGACTTCCGCCGGCGCTACTGAGCATCTCTTGATCGCTCGCGAGACCAATTTGACACGCTGTATCGAGTTTTTGAAGCAACAAAATATATGGGTCATCGGTCTGGATGCCAGTGCCCGTCAGCGCTATACTGAGGCCGATCTGACGGGGCCGCTGGCGCTGGTGGTGGGCAGCGAGGCGAAGGGGCTGCACCGCCTTGTCCGCGAGCATTGCGACCTGTTGGTAAGCATCCCTATGCGCGGGCGTATCCAGTCGCTGAATGCAGCGGTCGCCGGAAGTATCGTTCTCTATGAGGCCCTGCGCCAGCAGGAGCAGGGCAAACGCCTCAAGCCATGA
- a CDS encoding ribonuclease HII, with protein sequence MEPTLEEELALLAQGYRFVAGLDEAGRGCLAGPVVAAAVILPVERLARLTSASETLESGSDQDATALFLRTKLRDSKQMTPAQRERMYAVIQQLALAVGVGIASVELIDQRNILEATRWAMREALAQLQVRPEALLLDALTLPGVPLPQRPLIKGDARCLSIAAASVVAKVTRDHLMERLHEEFPVYGFDRHKGYGTEAHLAALRRYGVSPHHRQSFAPVRELVAGLFSALPESEGAVPSLPAMPLASLEEGDDSRL encoded by the coding sequence ATGGAGCCAACCTTAGAGGAAGAGCTGGCGCTGCTTGCTCAGGGGTATCGTTTCGTTGCCGGACTGGACGAAGCTGGCCGTGGTTGCCTGGCCGGCCCAGTGGTGGCCGCTGCCGTCATCCTTCCTGTCGAGCGCCTGGCCCGGTTGACGTCGGCGTCTGAAACGCTCGAAAGCGGGTCCGATCAGGATGCGACGGCTCTGTTCTTACGTACGAAGCTGCGCGATTCAAAACAGATGACTCCCGCGCAGCGCGAGCGCATGTATGCGGTGATTCAGCAGCTGGCGCTCGCTGTGGGCGTGGGCATAGCCTCGGTGGAGTTGATCGACCAACGCAATATTTTGGAGGCCACCCGCTGGGCTATGCGCGAGGCTCTGGCCCAGCTACAGGTCCGGCCCGAGGCGTTGCTGCTGGACGCGCTGACGCTGCCCGGGGTTCCTCTGCCCCAGCGCCCTCTGATCAAGGGTGATGCGCGCTGCCTCTCCATTGCTGCCGCCTCTGTGGTCGCCAAGGTGACGCGCGATCACCTGATGGAGCGTCTTCACGAGGAGTTTCCTGTCTATGGCTTCGATCGCCATAAGGGTTATGGGACGGAGGCCCATCTTGCCGCCTTGCGCCGCTATGGCGTGAGTCCGCATCATCGTCAAAGTTTTGCCCCAGTACGCGAGCTGGTCGCTGGCCTCTTCAGTGCCCTGCCCGAGTCTGAGGGCGCTGTGCCCTCCCTTCCAGCCATGCCATTGGCGTCCCTGGAAGAGGGGGACGATAGCCGGCTCTAG
- the rplS gene encoding 50S ribosomal protein L19, which yields MAEKQEIPKPAGRALLEAVERSQMRKDVPAIKSGDTVRLLVRVGEGKDERVQPFEGVVIRLHGGGINRTFTVRRIAAHGIGVERTFLLHSPRLEKIEVLRHARVRRKQLYYLRERSGKSARLKEVRPMRKAEIAAREAAAAAREALAEERKGEE from the coding sequence ATGGCCGAGAAACAGGAGATTCCAAAGCCCGCCGGGCGCGCCCTGCTGGAGGCAGTGGAGCGCTCGCAGATGCGTAAGGATGTGCCGGCAATTAAATCCGGCGATACGGTCCGCCTGCTTGTGCGCGTCGGTGAGGGCAAAGATGAGCGTGTTCAGCCCTTCGAGGGCGTTGTGATTCGCTTACACGGCGGCGGCATTAATCGGACCTTTACAGTGCGCCGTATCGCCGCACATGGGATCGGTGTCGAGCGTACTTTTCTGCTCCATTCGCCCCGCCTTGAGAAGATTGAGGTGCTCCGTCATGCGCGGGTGCGCCGTAAGCAGCTGTATTATCTGCGTGAGCGTTCCGGCAAGTCGGCCCGCCTGAAGGAGGTCCGTCCGATGCGCAAGGCCGAGATTGCCGCCCGAGAGGCTGCCGCCGCGGCTCGCGAGGCGCTGGCCGAGGAGCGCAAGGGCGAGGAGTAG
- the rpsT gene encoding 30S ribosomal protein S20 yields the protein MPNTKSAEKRLRQERKRRLYNRSVKSSVKTAIKKARLAIASGLDAEAAVRQAISTLDRAVKKGVLHPNNAARRKSRLMKLFNSAKAASSPQ from the coding sequence ATGCCCAACACGAAGTCAGCGGAGAAACGCCTGCGTCAGGAGCGCAAGCGGCGTTTGTATAACCGCAGCGTGAAGTCGTCCGTTAAGACGGCGATTAAGAAAGCTCGCCTGGCGATTGCAAGTGGCCTTGATGCTGAGGCGGCGGTGCGCCAAGCCATCAGTACGCTGGACCGCGCCGTGAAGAAAGGTGTGCTGCATCCCAACAATGCCGCACGCCGCAAGTCGCGTTTGATGAAGCTCTTCAATAGCGCGAAAGCCGCGAGTTCCCCTCAGTAG
- a CDS encoding L,D-transpeptidase, protein MGVPQTLLSSIEDQEAQLASSHAPLSFFNDQPLVQYYQNLTQRYQQLCTQVEGLTSQVTDEFDYQAWQDLQNYASLLSERQAQGFAEAQPFQSRLAKLQTSFSQAKLPRDYQQISNQARQDTQALRLMATAASQMQTFDQVISQLQASRLDTTSLKQLLQADQQRYHSARTPADFQGLINTINAQFTQAVVISTQAIPYVGAAKLKQFSDYIAQAQQYGQDVSTFQQRLAADQHALDQAQTIGDYLQVSSQIDNDIGAIQLTVYRGKASYLLQQFHTEVKNWGATHKYHGYELDFEYMDQGIGSDADYLVQTAQTIDDYQAAIDFINRGTTLLQAMEADYDDQTPYNQAHRTDLQLMERYGFMQGEVMVVSLVEQVLRLYNNGQLVRAFYVTTGQYMRPSPPGIYHIFDRESPTVFKSSEPKGSAFWYPDTKINYAMAYRQDGYFIHDSWWRADYGPGTEFPHYDSGGDEEFAGNGSHGCINMPTDAAGWLYNHTAYGTPLIIY, encoded by the coding sequence GTGGGCGTGCCCCAAACGCTGCTTAGCTCTATTGAGGATCAGGAGGCACAGCTTGCCTCCAGCCACGCGCCCCTGAGCTTTTTTAACGATCAGCCCCTGGTCCAATACTACCAGAATCTGACACAGCGTTATCAGCAACTGTGCACTCAAGTCGAGGGGCTGACTTCCCAGGTCACCGACGAATTTGATTATCAGGCCTGGCAGGATCTGCAAAACTACGCCAGTCTGCTTTCCGAGCGCCAGGCCCAAGGCTTTGCCGAGGCCCAACCTTTCCAGAGTCGCCTGGCCAAGCTGCAGACGTCCTTTAGCCAGGCTAAATTGCCGCGAGACTACCAGCAGATCAGTAACCAGGCTCGCCAGGACACCCAGGCGTTACGCCTGATGGCGACTGCCGCCAGCCAAATGCAAACCTTTGATCAGGTCATTAGTCAGCTTCAGGCTTCGCGCCTGGATACTACGTCTCTCAAGCAGCTACTCCAGGCCGACCAACAGCGCTACCACTCGGCGCGGACCCCTGCGGACTTCCAGGGGTTGATCAATACGATCAATGCCCAGTTCACGCAAGCCGTGGTCATCTCCACGCAAGCCATCCCCTACGTGGGCGCAGCCAAGCTGAAACAGTTCAGCGACTATATTGCTCAGGCTCAGCAGTACGGTCAGGATGTGAGCACCTTCCAGCAGCGGCTGGCGGCTGACCAACACGCGCTTGACCAGGCCCAGACCATCGGCGACTATCTGCAGGTCTCTTCGCAGATCGATAACGATATCGGCGCAATCCAGCTCACGGTCTACCGCGGCAAAGCCAGTTACCTGCTCCAGCAGTTCCACACGGAGGTCAAAAACTGGGGCGCCACTCACAAGTACCACGGTTACGAGCTGGATTTCGAATATATGGACCAGGGCATTGGCTCGGATGCAGATTACCTGGTGCAAACGGCTCAGACCATCGACGACTACCAGGCTGCAATCGACTTCATCAATCGCGGCACAACCCTGCTCCAGGCTATGGAGGCCGACTACGACGATCAGACGCCCTATAACCAGGCGCACAGGACCGACCTGCAGCTGATGGAACGCTATGGCTTCATGCAGGGCGAGGTCATGGTGGTTTCGCTGGTAGAGCAGGTGCTGCGCCTCTACAATAATGGTCAGCTCGTACGCGCCTTCTATGTGACCACCGGGCAGTACATGCGGCCTTCGCCCCCGGGAATCTACCATATCTTCGATCGGGAGTCACCGACGGTCTTTAAATCGAGCGAGCCGAAAGGCTCGGCCTTCTGGTATCCCGACACGAAGATCAATTATGCAATGGCCTACCGCCAGGATGGCTACTTTATCCACGATAGCTGGTGGCGCGCCGACTATGGCCCAGGCACAGAGTTTCCGCATTACGATAGCGGCGGCGATGAGGAGTTCGCTGGCAATGGGAGCCACGGGTGCATCAATATGCCGACGGATGCGGCTGGCTGGCTCTATAACCATACCGCCTATGGAACCCCGTTGATTATCTACTAG
- a CDS encoding cystathionine gamma-synthase, whose translation MKFATRAIHAGQEPDPSTGAIMPPIFQTSTYAQQGLGGHKGFEYSRTGNPTRQALETCLAALEEGSYGLAFASGMAAESAVLSLLSAGDHLIACDDLYGGTYRLFERILRRYQISCDYVPLGSTPESYASLIRPTTRLIWLESPTNPLLRLVDIAAVAEVAHAHGLLLVVDNTFATPYLQQPLKLGADIVVHSTTKYLNGHSDVIGGAVITSHEEVYQQIKFYQNAAGGVPSPFDCWLTLRGLKTLAVRMQQHQENARRLARFLAEHPRVEHVYYPGLSEHPDYALAQRQMHGPGGMVSFQLRGTREDVDRLVRRFQVFTLAESLGGIESLVCHPASMTHGSIPREMREARGITETLLRLSVGIEDGDDLLADLEQALA comes from the coding sequence ATGAAGTTTGCAACTCGGGCCATCCACGCTGGCCAGGAGCCTGATCCCTCCACCGGCGCGATCATGCCACCCATTTTTCAGACTTCGACCTACGCCCAGCAGGGACTGGGCGGCCACAAAGGCTTTGAGTATTCGCGTACCGGCAACCCAACGCGCCAGGCCCTGGAAACCTGCCTGGCGGCCCTCGAAGAGGGAAGCTACGGCCTGGCTTTCGCCTCGGGCATGGCCGCCGAGAGCGCCGTGCTGAGCTTGCTGAGCGCAGGCGACCACCTGATCGCCTGCGATGACCTCTACGGCGGTACCTATCGCCTCTTCGAGCGAATTTTGCGCCGCTATCAGATAAGCTGCGATTATGTGCCGCTGGGAAGCACGCCTGAGAGCTACGCCAGCCTCATCCGCCCAACCACGCGGCTGATCTGGCTAGAGAGTCCAACCAATCCCTTGCTGCGCCTGGTCGATATCGCTGCCGTTGCCGAGGTGGCCCACGCCCACGGCCTGCTCCTGGTCGTCGACAATACCTTTGCTACGCCTTATTTGCAGCAGCCGCTGAAGCTAGGAGCCGATATTGTGGTCCATAGCACCACCAAATACCTCAACGGGCATAGCGATGTCATCGGCGGCGCGGTGATCACCAGCCACGAAGAGGTCTATCAGCAGATCAAATTCTATCAGAACGCCGCCGGCGGCGTTCCTTCACCGTTCGACTGCTGGCTGACCCTGCGCGGACTCAAAACCCTGGCTGTGCGCATGCAGCAGCACCAGGAGAATGCCCGACGCCTGGCCCGCTTCCTGGCAGAGCACCCGCGCGTCGAGCACGTCTACTACCCCGGACTGAGTGAGCACCCCGATTACGCGCTGGCACAGCGCCAAATGCACGGCCCCGGCGGCATGGTCTCCTTCCAGCTCAGGGGAACACGCGAGGACGTCGATCGCCTGGTGCGCCGCTTCCAGGTTTTCACGCTGGCCGAAAGCTTGGGAGGCATCGAATCCCTGGTCTGCCACCCCGCTAGCATGACTCATGGCTCCATTCCTCGCGAGATGCGCGAGGCCCGCGGCATCACCGAGACGCTGCTCCGCCTCTCGGTGGGGATCGAGGATGGCGATGACCTGCTCGCCGACCTGGAGCAGGCTCTGGCTTGA
- a CDS encoding alpha/beta hydrolase, translating to MASLFSTSAGLSEGRAAEATRRREEAGVVLVHGLNGSRYDMQELESYLRARGVEVVNLLLPGHGEEDIARLVEVSWRDWVEAVRSELQALKRRCAAVFLVGHSLGGALVLYVAAQEAVDGVVAMCAPLHLYSWTLPFIRLARRLMPRIRWAWEDIRDPAARYAYSRERFKQSQQWRVLVAIENLLEFLPHLRQALPAVTAPTLIMVARYDHVVPPRDGQAIYRQISSREKYLVTFHRSYHLITKDYDREEVFEKTAAFIEEQARQRGVIIQGKNHQRAWQEAGKPFDPPPVLGLQTRCWRWCQQQWQLTSMRVAQFTQCFTSWATLVYTQTAKKLKP from the coding sequence ATGGCGTCCCTGTTCTCAACCAGCGCTGGCTTGTCCGAAGGAAGAGCAGCGGAGGCAACGCGGCGCAGAGAAGAGGCGGGAGTCGTGCTAGTGCATGGCCTCAACGGCAGCCGGTATGATATGCAGGAGCTGGAGAGCTATTTGAGAGCACGGGGTGTGGAGGTAGTGAATTTGCTCCTGCCCGGACATGGAGAGGAAGACATCGCTCGGCTGGTCGAGGTGAGCTGGAGAGACTGGGTGGAGGCGGTGCGTTCGGAACTGCAGGCGCTCAAACGTCGCTGTGCAGCGGTATTTCTGGTGGGCCACTCGCTGGGTGGGGCCCTGGTGCTCTACGTGGCTGCACAGGAGGCGGTGGATGGTGTTGTGGCGATGTGTGCACCGCTGCACCTCTATTCCTGGACCCTGCCTTTCATTCGGCTGGCGCGCCGGCTGATGCCGCGCATCCGCTGGGCCTGGGAAGACATTCGCGATCCGGCGGCGCGCTATGCCTACAGCCGTGAGCGCTTCAAGCAGAGCCAACAGTGGCGGGTGCTGGTGGCCATTGAGAACCTGCTCGAGTTCCTTCCCCATCTGAGGCAGGCCCTACCAGCGGTAACGGCTCCGACTCTCATCATGGTAGCGCGCTACGATCACGTCGTTCCCCCACGCGATGGCCAGGCTATCTATCGTCAGATCAGCTCGCGCGAGAAATATCTGGTCACCTTTCATCGCTCCTACCACCTGATTACCAAGGACTATGACCGCGAGGAGGTCTTTGAGAAGACGGCGGCCTTTATCGAGGAGCAGGCGCGCCAGCGTGGGGTGATCATCCAGGGCAAGAACCATCAACGAGCCTGGCAGGAGGCCGGCAAGCCTTTTGATCCGCCGCCAGTGCTGGGACTGCAGACGCGCTGCTGGCGCTGGTGTCAGCAGCAGTGGCAGCTCACGAGTATGCGCGTGGCCCAGTTCACCCAGTGCTTCACATCCTGGGCTACTCTCGTGTATACTCAGACGGCGAAGAAATTGAAGCCATGA
- a CDS encoding rhomboid family protein, with protein MEAQTEIQSYLERGKQALAEGQPREAAIAFAHAAQIDPENPKVHLGLAEANLGLGDYRVVTLACKKVEELQPEGGPESLLARALLALLEKRYDQALAQVDQYIAQDPANAYAHALRSYLLQALGQYYDAGLARSRAARLSYGGRFERAFPPLEESFGFGYRGVPSSPSSPSSPSPSAPTSPSQPLPQEQTPWSQRSQFQRQVTRGRFILSRYPRLVTNALISINVAVFLVEVFLSQSLFIDENVLYQLGGEVSQVGDYWRIFTAMFLHANILHIFLNMLSLFLIGSATELFYGKIRYLIIYLASGIVGGLATYFLMPTTVLSVGASGAIFGVFGALGAFYIMNRRALGPFGQGAIINWLFWLGLNLALGFAPGSNIAVSDHIGGLITGLVLGFLLGRPLERRFL; from the coding sequence TTGGAAGCACAGACCGAGATTCAATCTTACCTGGAACGGGGCAAACAGGCCCTCGCCGAGGGACAACCGCGAGAGGCAGCCATTGCTTTTGCCCACGCCGCCCAGATTGATCCAGAGAACCCCAAGGTGCACCTGGGCCTGGCAGAGGCTAACCTGGGCCTGGGGGACTACCGGGTGGTAACTCTGGCTTGCAAGAAAGTCGAGGAGCTACAGCCGGAGGGCGGCCCGGAAAGCTTGTTAGCCCGAGCCTTGTTGGCGCTGCTGGAGAAGCGCTACGATCAGGCTCTGGCCCAGGTCGACCAGTATATCGCTCAAGACCCGGCCAATGCTTACGCCCACGCACTGCGCTCCTATCTGCTGCAGGCCCTGGGTCAATACTACGATGCCGGCCTGGCACGGTCACGCGCCGCGCGCCTTTCCTACGGAGGACGCTTCGAGCGGGCTTTTCCTCCTCTCGAGGAGAGCTTCGGTTTCGGCTATCGGGGGGTTCCTTCTTCACCCTCTTCACCCTCTTCACCCTCACCCAGCGCACCCACCAGCCCAAGTCAGCCGCTGCCACAGGAGCAGACTCCCTGGTCCCAGCGCAGTCAGTTCCAACGCCAGGTCACGCGCGGACGCTTTATCTTGAGCCGCTACCCACGCCTGGTAACGAATGCCCTGATCTCTATCAACGTCGCCGTTTTTCTTGTCGAGGTTTTCTTGAGCCAGAGCCTCTTTATCGACGAGAATGTACTCTACCAGCTGGGAGGAGAGGTCAGCCAGGTCGGGGACTACTGGCGCATCTTCACAGCGATGTTCTTGCACGCGAACATCCTCCATATCTTCTTAAATATGCTCTCACTGTTCTTGATTGGCAGTGCCACTGAGCTGTTCTATGGCAAGATACGCTACCTGATCATCTACCTCGCCTCGGGGATCGTCGGCGGCCTGGCTACCTACTTTCTGATGCCCACGACGGTGCTGAGTGTGGGCGCCTCGGGAGCGATCTTCGGCGTTTTCGGCGCACTTGGCGCCTTCTATATTATGAACCGGCGCGCGCTGGGACCTTTCGGCCAGGGGGCGATTATCAACTGGCTCTTCTGGCTGGGCCTCAATCTGGCCCTGGGTTTCGCTCCCGGCAGCAATATCGCCGTGTCTGACCACATCGGCGGCCTGATCACGGGTCTGGTGCTGGGCTTCCTGCTCGGTCGTCCGCTGGAGCGGCGCTTTCTCTAG